The Aedes albopictus strain Foshan chromosome 2, AalbF5, whole genome shotgun sequence region aaaaagtgatgtatgcgggaacttttagggaattgtccaagctttcaaggaaacatatttgaaaaaaatataaaaaaatgttttacacgctaaaaaatatcttttcaaaattaaaagtcaatttacagaaaaagcccacttttttatgttttgaattttttttcccaagaaagacaatatagttgcctaactttcctccatacatcacaagatgggcacttttaaggaaaaaaatttttctaaaaaaaactttttcattttattttttttgcgtgttgtgcattaactcgtacagtaatgtatccagaatcctaatgacaatccattaaaacttaatgggctcaactacttttttaatatcttaacgtgcttgacattgaaaacgtgcttgatattggaaagggctcaagacaaatttgcttttagggttttatagcaatgaaaacgcttgtgtatcaatacaaaaaaaaaacactacaagcgttttcattgatataaaaccctaaaagcaaatttgtcttgagccctttccaatatcaagcacgttttcaatgtccagcacgttaagatattaaaaaagtagttgagcccattaagttttaatggattgtcattaggaatCTGGATacatacattactgtacgagttaatgcacaacacgcaaaaaaacaataaaatgaaaaagtttttttttagaaatttttttttccttaaaagtgcccatcttgtgatgtatggaggaaagttaggcaactatattgtctttcttggaaaaaaaattcaaaacataaaaaagggggttttttctgtaaattgacttttaattttgaaaagatattttttagcgtgtaaaacatttttttatattttttaaatatgttttcttgaaagcttggacaattccctaaaagtcccccatacatcacttttttgtacaacttgtcatattcgagttatattttttgtgaaaaaaacggctaatgcgcaacacgctaaaaaactaacatgaaaaagtttttgttagaaaaactttttttccttaaaagtgcccatcttgtgatgtatggaggaaagttaggcaacaatattgactttcttggaaaaaaatttcaaaacataaaaaagtgggcattttctgtaaattgacttttaattttaaaaatatattttttagcgtgtaaaaatatattaagaatttttaaaatattttttcatggaagcttggacaattctctaaatgtcacccatacatcacttttttgtacatctcatcatattcgagttattttttgtgaaaaaaaaacgggtaaagaactttgactctttttgaatgttagtctaggttaattttgaaaaaaacaaaatacgcaaagttgcttgaaaaggtaaagtcttgaaacctacaaaatttcataacattctgagggggtgctgccaattccgaagacgagttggtgcgaaattcgtcaccagtcttataaacattgttggtgacgtttttaattgccttcattataggttaaaattaaagcaatattcacagaagtagaaattttttcacaaaatgtggtaatatagtacaattagtaaagggtagtagggtcgcctaattccgtggtaggtcaccattcaccgtggtagtagggacccattcaccgtgtatgagaaattgtattctactttgtttaaaaatgatcaaaacaacccagccaagggaattttcttcgtttaaattcatttcaagtaataacttgcaagattttattagaaaaacgaatgttcaaattttcatttttttctagatatatgggacaatatggggcacggtgaatgaagacctttgatttttagggtacccatttaccgtgcctttttgtttcaattaaaaagtacgagtaatcgtactttcttgttaaacttacttcggtaatgcaaaatacatacctgatatgtgaatttaattgcttcttggtggaataaaaacgttactacatttagtttatcgcttaaatcaccttagcgcagttttcgttttttcactatgaatgcagtgaacgagcagaaacccgcttcatgtaaacacactttagtgtcaaaatgatacttttaaatgtttctaatgagcgttttgacatggtaacaatacattagtgttgtattggtgaaattgaagggaaattgtcataccattcaatcgtaatatggaaataatgaaaaaatattcgaaggcacacggtgaatggagcccccacggtgaatggcgccttgacggtactgcAAGATcaacaaactgtaacttttcaaaaaaaaaagatcttaaattttgactgtttgtcaacctattaaatgtgcataattggtacaaatgaatgaaattttgagcatttatcaacaatacataAACGCTTCAATATTCTGTACGGAAGGTTAAAGGAAGGAcacatatagtattttttgtgtgatgttgtaaatttgactcatttttacTCAATATGCGCGAAAACGTAAAACGGGTATATTTTAtttgtcgtgagaaaatattatattttatgcaatttagtgtcataatttaatttttatataactcattttggtgtaataatggccaatttttccgaactggttcattatgcaactgaaatgagttgcataatgaaaaatagttatataatgttcataatgaaactcatttgagttgcattatgaatattatgcaactcaaatgggttgcattatgaaaaaattcattgcataaaattttgtatggaactcgttgcaaaactcgattttttcagcactcttcgtatttatccaacgaggcttgccgagtacgactcgtgctgaaaaaatcaactttttgcaactcgtcacataaataactattattacgtcgtattaagtattataatattgttgataaatgctcaaaatttcaataaatccgattcactggtttcagagatgtgacagttcaaaaGTTAATTGTCCGAAAGATAGTGGTGTACAAGAAGGGTTCTAGTTTCGCGAAAGATCGAGCTCACAAACTCACAAagcttgacaaacagtcaaaatttgagaacagAATTTTTTAttcactctttgaaaagttatagcatgttgaatttttttgtgagagagaaaaaaagttgcctatcccaagctTTTTGGCCACCCATGTATTATTGTTTCCTTATTTGAGTGTAGTTTTTCTGGCGATACTGATGAAGCCTCTACGGACGGGAATGTAAAGGGTTTATATACAGAATTTTCAGCTttttttaaccctttccttcccacgactttgaacggttatctctatgccaaaaaagcgtttacgaaaaaagtggtagaacaaaagttattgcaaattggctaaatttttcgaaatcaatgaaaaaaaatttggttgttaatcaataggtttttgattttttatcaatagttcaactattgaaacaagtagttaatagttgggttaaccttatgaggttataatcatattctaaaaattattgcatcatattcatctaattccgtttgtccggagttcgtcgataatcgatggtgctctagagcaaccatgggaagtagagggttaaatcaATGAAATAACAAATGATTCTGAGATCTCTATGAACATAACTCCAATGGAATTTGCAACCAATGTATGAATAAAACAAACCGGATTCAGTTTAAGGTCACCATTGTTTATTCTAGGACATACGAAAACGTATTCATAAATTAATGGAATGATTTCAGCGTGCTGCAGTATATACATTTTCAgagatgtgttcaaaaatcttaccgTTAATAATACTTATCGCTAGTTAGTGTACACCTAGTGCTATCGTTCAAATTAAGAGTAACAAAATATTCTCACAAGTAGCCAATCGGTGAAGTTCGAAGCAGACCTCCACtgttttgctgctgctgctgtcgttTACGGTTGTGCCCGCAACGACTCGTAATACAAACTATGAACTGTCTTTAATTCTCATTCCCAAATGGAGTGCAATTAGCGTCGGTTCCTATCGTAATTAGAAACGTTGTCATTGCCGGTTGTCCAGTGTGTTGTGATCTCCGTTGCTCTTCGGGTTATCGATTAGCGTTAATGGTACGGCTTCCAGGTTTCGATTTATCTGATGATTCTGTTCAGGTTTGTTTGGTTTTTTCTCCAGCAACGTACTGGTGATGTTGTTGTATTCGGCCCTTCCCAGAGATTCCAGTAGCTTCCGTTGTTTCTTTGTTCGTTCCTTCTGGAAGAACAGTCGAATGTAGTATACGGGGAAAACGACGCACTGACCAGCTGGTTCCTCGGCGTCGATATATACTCCCCGAACTAGAACCGAGTTTGAACAGTTCAGCAGTATCAACAAAAGTAGTGATACGCCATGAGTAATCCAGTTACTCAAAAGCACGTTGTCTGGAAAATTAGGAAGCAATAGTTTTAAATTATGATTCTAAGCATCCGTTACGTGATGTTTTCTACCTGGTAGAAAGTAATGGTCCAGCAGATGCCAAACTCCTCGCCAGACGTTGATTGTGCCAATAAAGCTGAAGAAAAGAAACAGATCTGCGACTATCACTCGCCACAGCCCTGTTAACCGGTCACACGCCCACCGCATCAATGGTTGGAGGGAAAATGTGACCGCAGTCACGCCATAACCTATCAACTGTAAAGCGACAATGTTAGTAATCAGCTCTTAATGGATCTTTTGAACCCTCATTACTGATGAATACAGTGCACAATGCAATGTaattccacagacaaacaaactGAACACTGTGAGAAACTTCCAGCAATGACGATTCTAAAGATAATTTCAAATGCTCATCGCATCGTTTCTCATGATACAAAACCACAAGATCTCAGTAGTTTGAGATTTGTTTGTTTGTCGATGGCAGTGTGTTGGTTAGACTGATTTGATGATGATATCATGGAATGCCTTGAAACGGAACTTACCACTGAGGCCCAGGCAGAGAGAGCGTGATCCTCGGGAAACAGTTGCAGATCCAGAAGCACCCAAAGGCCTCGCCACACAAACACCACTAGCGATCCGATCACAAGCACTGAAAACATACAGTCTAGCACGTACAGTCCTGGCTCTTTTGAACCCTGAAACGAACAAGAAAATACGATTATTATAAGAATGTTTGTATGTATTTGCATTAGTACGAATGAAccatagttgaaaaaaaaaaatatatttacacccctagaaaaaataaatttaaacccGAAAGAAGGGTCAAATAAGGGTTCATTCaagtattacgtaacgcaaaattttccaatttagaccccctccctcccccacgtaacttTTGTATgggtaattttgaaattttgtatgaagcgtaacgcagcgctagaccccctccctcctcccttagcgttacgtaatatttgaatgaaccctaaaggTGTGGAAGAAGATGTTAGTCTATGATATTATGATCTCATTGATCGTTAACCAAACAGCTTGcgctacacggaactacaaatcaaccaaaATTTAAGTTGATTCGGCGCAATCTCGGTCTTCCGATGTACCAACGCAAAGTTTGACGTTTTCGAGACTTGAAAACTTGTTTCTTACACGGATAAAAATCTGGTAGTAAATATGACTAGCAACCGATGTTCGAATTGACtatggttcttgaaaaaaaaaacaataatataaGTTACAATAACCAAGTTGTTGTCAAATACTATGGTTTAAATACTCCTGACTATTTTATGTGGTTGGAAAAAATGTATTCAATACCATAAATATCATGTTTGTGGTAAATATGGCCACGTTTTTTAAAAACCTCATGATCTCTTCTTCACCGTTGCTCAGTTTTACTCTGTTAGTGGTTGGAAAAAGAATGTTATACTGAAAATTTTCAGCTGACTACATTTTGCTTTGAAATCTGCCATAAACATGGTAAATTTCACTCAGCGCAACCCAATGATTCACAGCGCGTCATTTTCAAATTCAGACGCCGATTCCTTACTTCAAAGTTTTTCAGTAACATCGGtcaatttaaaataagttttttggAATAAAAGTAGACAAAATGGACATTATTGTGGATGATACGCTGGCTGACCCGGAAATTATTGAAGATAAACCAGTAATTAGTGTTTTAATACGAGAAATCAAGTACCAAGTTCCACCtcttattttttttacagaagaaAACCATTAACCGGAACTTGAAAAGcagatttctgaatgaaattgaaGTTCCGTTATTTTTGCGATTCTCTTCGTAAGCACCTCAAAGGGTCCTAGCAGCTgcgccaacaatcgtaaaattccACAAAATTCCTTTGAAGCAATGCCTGCTGACAACTTCCGTGACGATCGAGCTGCTGTTCTAAACCGCAACGAAAAAGGGAAAATCGTCATCAAATACTTCGAGTAGAGTAAATGTGAATAGTATAACAATTTCCTACACAGATTGACGAATATAGGAACACATTTCGGATCTATTTAAAAAAGGTCCTTTCTAATATTAAAATACATAAGTTTAGTATTAATTTTAAGCCGGAAGTATTAACATAGGCTTGCGCTGCTATTGCTAACCGTTAAACATAAAATCGGAAATTttttgaaacacattttttcgacgTTTTATTTATTGTGTAGAAACAGCAGTAAAATCCAGTGTTCTAAATTTGGGGCTTTAATTTTCTACTAAATTACCATACAAAGTGACTGCACGACCGTATATAATAAATAACAAAGAATATAGTTAAACTTACTATGCACAAAGTCGTTGTTAAATTGACTGTTTTTGTAGTAAAATGCAATGATGTTAAAATACTGCAGATATGATAAAAATAACAGAAAAGCCTTTTAATtgaaatatagtaaaatcaactgCATATGTGTGATCAGATGTTGTTGTCGGCTGAAAACTGTAGGTAAGTTGCGCTTAATTTAACTCCATGATACAGTAATTTTTACCGCAAGATTCTTTTTCGTGTACGTAAAActaaaaaaacctcaaaaaaaaatgtgtaacccttgcacattcacaaaatcagctcctgcgtccacaaaatcgtgaaattcgcaaaaaaaaaattgtacggcaatctagctaggtttactagtgaccttggtatacaaaaaaaatttcgcatctagaagagtgtacgtgctgttttttagaatgtgtaactgttacacatttttgtttggtctggaaattatgcacttatgagtaggtcttacacattctaggtgctgagcggtCCTAGCGTGCgacattgcttcgttattttataaagatATGAAGTTATTAAACTTATCAAGAGTGTACCACTCCTGGTCATATATGAGACAAGCCCACGTCTAAATATAACAATGGTTCGCTTTTCGTTATCTCACCTTTGATTTCTTTTTGAAACACACATATATGGGTTACTAAGTGGCTCCCCATATCGCACATGTTGATTTAGCCGACTTAATTACCGCCTTTCATATGCATTTTTTTCACGATCATGGAAACAAATTTGGTGGGCTCGCTTTGAGTTATTGTTTCTCTATTTGGAATTTAGGGTTTAGGGAGTTGAAACTTCATTAATTATTGAAGTGACTTACTAGATACCGAAAAACCCTAATGTGGATCCCCCTATTTCAATTCTCGATATATaaatatttttctagaaattcaaaaaaaagaaGACGCAtctagatttttttaaagtaagaAGGAGCAGGCGGAGGAGATTatccccacagacaaacagacgtaacacttgcgaaatttccatcgaccacgcttttaacgatcattttaaattttcatagttgtggctttcacaaccagaggcacgcgcatcttttttctatgcgtttgacgtttcacactagcgccttctgttgacgatattgcacaacacagtgattcgtgcaacttttccaccaggtgatggtagtgtgaactgggcgatggatttccatgaaaatcgttcaaggtgttgcgtctgtttgtctgtgttatctCCATCAACTATCAATGATTTCTTATATTCTATCATATTTGCTATTCGAATGAACTGATCCAGTAATCCTGGATTGTCTTTATACTATGTACTACAATTTATATTGTTACAGTTGGGGTTTTAAAAAATTACCAGTAGTTGTTCCTCGGGGGTTCTGTTCCAGTATGACTTTATCATAGATCCGTTCACCTGATGATCCAAGAATTGTTGGACATATTCTGAGAAGGCAATTTAAAATATGATTGATACCAAGGTTGATACCCATATTCCTGCCGGCCTTTCAAAAACACTAATAAGTTCATATGCCTGAGTATCATAATTTCCCAGTGTCTTTGATGAGCTGAGACCATTCGGGTGTTGCCTGAAtagtgaataaatttctgaaaccaAATTGATTTGTAGTCTCATATGTTTGGTTCACGAATAAACCTTTCGTTTGTTTATTTTTAAGTATCAAAGAGCGACTAGTAATTTTCGCTGATAAAGCCTTTTGACTTATACTAGGGTATAAGTTCCAGTTTTAACTCTGCTATGGCTTCTTCAACGTTACACAACATTACACCAATACATGtttgcagagccgtagcgtggtcccatggcaccCTTGGCAAACACTCAAATCGGCGCCCCACGACAACTGACCAATGTTGTGGGTTATTTGTaaaacattttatttattttttaagtttGTAACTTTTAAAGTTGTTCTtagtatttcataaaaaaaaaactccacctgttttttttttcaaatgtttctttTACATTTCTTTCTTCGAGTATTTTTTTGGACATTTGAATGGGACTCAACCAAAaactttccaaatttttttttaaaaagctgttttatgtttttgttttagatttaattggattttctaaaatttcctAAGATACTCATCTATTTGCCTTTTTCACATATCAGGACAGTCACGCATTTTAAGAATTTTACTCAGACCAGGTCGTGGTGCGCTTGGCATAACTTCATGGTACACCAATGCACCGTGATTCACGAGTGGAAAACctctgattttttaaatttttcatgtcGTGTCAGGTATTTTCACCACTGTGACTCTTGTTTTAAtctatacccaagcaacacgacttgtttcaaagccagtaccagcaacatcagtgcaatttattcactgttcaaattaaggacaacagaacacaattgcttcttctttgaaacgcaaaaagcgcaaattttaaatcgttatgcaacttgagctagggggaatgataaaaaaataaaaaatatattcagactcgcaccatggacaccaggaatattaaccactcaccttacatactacaccagaagctctgtgaaagatttgctgctcaatgcaccataaaagctactgaagttacgcgttacttcattgtaccgtctttgccacaagttagaaagct contains the following coding sequences:
- the LOC109432868 gene encoding uncharacterized protein LOC109432868 isoform X2 — its product is MRGSIVGIEDGLSNPKPGNWHGLLLELLDNLYASFVIGPLVVGYWRGTWNLAGEYIYPQDLPTSLIVSLSVGVIGHLIFNIFQATLRRHLNADKHRLLFFFGSRLYTEIYGTICVNTWRGGWEMINLYGTHDVLYVVLITLGCALLLAMLKGLRNVTASPFVVVNDSRREYFDIPTYFKLTGSKEPGLYVLDCMFSVLVIGSLVVFVWRGLWVLLDLQLFPEDHALSAWASVLIGYGVTAVTFSLQPLMRWACDRLTGLWRVIVADLFLFFSFIGTINVWRGVWHLLDHYFLPDNVLLSNWITHGVSLLLLILLNCSNSVLVRGVYIDAEEPAGQCVVFPVYYIRLFFQKERTKKQRKLLESLGRAEYNNITSTLLEKKPNKPEQNHQINRNLEAVPLTLIDNPKSNGDHNTLDNRQ
- the LOC109432868 gene encoding uncharacterized protein LOC109432868 isoform X1; amino-acid sequence: MAEVPRNDSVIFMNLHLHHGEERNTCKKRILHFCDTMVSLFVISPLAVTHWRGTWGYMDLKQDYFPPWHCFLLGSVLHTMFAILREPLQAEFSKPSNGVKNRWKTIRRFVVSKVYTYVFSISCIMHWRGGWEVMKMYLDYNLWPALGVSAICFVPLVLMKSVRNLLAPPFVILTDHKESVFSFPTRFRIEGSKEPGLYVLDCMFSVLVIGSLVVFVWRGLWVLLDLQLFPEDHALSAWASVLIGYGVTAVTFSLQPLMRWACDRLTGLWRVIVADLFLFFSFIGTINVWRGVWHLLDHYFLPDNVLLSNWITHGVSLLLLILLNCSNSVLVRGVYIDAEEPAGQCVVFPVYYIRLFFQKERTKKQRKLLESLGRAEYNNITSTLLEKKPNKPEQNHQINRNLEAVPLTLIDNPKSNGDHNTLDNRQ